Proteins encoded within one genomic window of Tamandua tetradactyla isolate mTamTet1 chromosome 11, mTamTet1.pri, whole genome shotgun sequence:
- the COMP gene encoding cartilage oligomeric matrix protein isoform X2 has protein sequence MDPAAVCVFLLALGALGAAGQGQNPLGADLAPQMLRELQETNSALRDVRELLRQQVKEITFLKNTVLECSACGLQSAHASGIHTRPLPGCSPGFCFPGVVCTETAEGARCGPCPAGFSGNGSHCADIDECDANPCFPRVRCVNTSPGFRCEPCPPGYSGPAHGGVGLAFAKANKQVCTDINECETGQHNCVPNSVCTNTRGSFQCGPCKPGFVGDQASGCQRRAQRFCPDGSPSPCHEKADCVLERDGSRSCVCAVGWAGNGLLCGRDTDLDGFPDEKLRCPERQCRKDNCVTVPNSGQEDVDRDGIGDACDPDADGDGVRNEEDNCPLVRNADQRNTDGDKWGDACDNCRSKKNDDQKDTDRDGRGDACDDDIDGDRIRNPVDNCPKVPNSDQKDSDSDGIGDACDNCPQKSNPDQGDADQDSVGDACDSDQDQDGDGHQDSQDNCPEVPNSAQQDTDRDGQGDACDDDDDGDGVPDHRDNCRLVPNPGQEDLDRDGVGDACQGDFDADKVVDKIDVCPENAEVTLTDFRAFQTVVLDPEGDAQIDPNWVVLNQGMEIVQTMNSDPGLAVGYTAFNGVDFEGTFHVNTVTDDDYAGFIFGYQDSASFYVVMWKQMEQTYWQANPFRAVAEPGIQLKVVKSSTGPGEQLRNALWHTGDTASQVRLLWKDPRNVGWKDRTSYRWFLQHRPQVGYIRVRFYEGPELVADSNVVLDTTMRGGRLGVFCFSQENIIWANLRYRCNDTIPEDYKVR, from the exons atggACCCCGCCGCCGTCTGCGTTTTCCTGCTCGCCTTGGGCGCCCTCGGCGCGGCGGGCCAGGGACAGAACCCGCTGG GCGCAGACTTGGCCCCGCAGATGCTGCGCGAGCTCCAGGAAACCAACTCGGCGCTGCGGGACGTGCGGGAGCTGCTGCGGCAGCAG GTCAAGGAGATCACCTTCCTGAAGAACACCGTGCTGGAGTGCAGCGCGTGCG GGCTGCAGTCGGCGCACGCCTCGGGCATCCACACGCGGCCGCTGCCCGGCTGCTCGCCGGGCTTCTGCTTCCCCGGCGTGGTCTGCACCGAGACGGCCGAGGGCGCGCGCTGCGGCCCCTGCCCCGCCGGCTTCTCGGGCAACGGCTCGCACTGCGCGGACATCGATGAG TGCGACGCCAACCCCTGCTTCCCCCGCGTCCGCTGCGTGAACACCAGTCCTGGCTTCCGCTGCGAGCCCTGCCCGCCTGGCTACAGCGGCCCCGCCCACGGGGGCGTGGGCCTGGCCTTCGCCAAGGCCAACAAACAG GTGTGCACAGACATTAACGAGTGTGAGACCGGGCAGCATAACTGCGTCCCCAACTCCGTCTGCACTAACACCCGG GGCTCCTTCCAGTGCGGCCCCTGCAAGCCCGGCTTCGTGGGCGATCAGGCGTCGGGTTGCCAGCGGCGCGCGCAGCGCTTCTGCCCGGACGGCTCGCCCAGCCCGTGCCACGAGAAGGCCGACTGCGTCCTGGAGCGCGACGGCTCGCGGTCGTGCGTG TGCGCCGTCGGCTGGGCCGGCAACGGGCTCCTGTGCGGCCGCGACACGGACCTGGACGGCTTCCCGGACGAGAAGCTGCGCTGCCCGGAGCGCCAGTGCCGCAAG GACAACTGCGTGACGGTGCCCAACTCAGGCCAGGAGGACGTGGACCGCGACGGCATCGGTGACGCCTGCGACCCGGACGCGGACGGGGACGGGGTCCGCAACGAGGAG GATAACTGCCCGCTGGTGCGGAACGCGGACCAGCGCAACACGGACGGCGACAAGTGGGGCGACGCGTGCGACAACTGCCGGTCCAAGAAGAATGACGACCAGAAGGACACGGACCGGGACGGCCGCGGGGACGCCTGCGACGACGACATCGACGGCGACC GGATCCGCAACCCGGTGGACAACTGCCCCAAAGTGCCCAACTCTGACCAGAAGGACAGCGACAGCGACGGCATAGGGGATGCCTGTGACAACTGTCCCCAGAAGAGCAACCCAGACCAG GGGGATGCGGACCAGGACTCCGTGGGGGACGCTTGTGACAGTGACCAGGACCA GGACGGTGATGGGCACCAGGACTCACAGGACAACTGCCCCGAGGTGCCCAATAGTGCCCAGCAGGACACCGACCGGGACGGGCAGGGCGATGCCTGCGACGATGATGATGACGGCGACGGAGTTCCTGACCATCGGGACAATTGCCGATTAGTGCCCAACCCGGGCCAGGAGGACCTGGACA GGGATGGCGTGGGCGACGCGTGCCAGGGCGACTTCGACGCAGACAAGGTGGTGGACAAGATCGACGTGTGCCCCGAAAATGCTGAGGTCACCCTTACCGACTTCCGGGCCTTCCAGACGGTCGTCCTGGACCCGGAGGGCGACGCGCAGATTGACCCCAACTGGGTGGTTCTCAACCAG GGGATGGAGATTGTGCAGACCATGAACAGCGACCCGGGCCTGGCCGTGG GGTACACCGCCTTCAACGGCGTGGATTTCGAGGGCACGTTTCACGTGAACACGGTCACGGACGACGACTACGCGGGCTTCATCTTCGGCTACCAGGACAGTGCCAGCTTCTACGTGGTCATGTGGAAGCAGATGGAGCAGACGTACTGGCAGGCGAACCCCTTCCGCGCTGTGGCCGAGCCTGGCATCCAGCTCAAG GTGGTGAAGTCGTCCACAGGCCCCGGGGAGCAGCTGCGGAACGCGCTGTGGCACACGGGGGACACGGCGTCGCAGGTGCGGCTGCTGTGGAAGGACCCTCGCAACGTGGGCTGGAAGGACCGGACCTCCTACCGCTGGTTCCTGCAGCACCGGCCACAAGTGGGCTACATCAG GGTGCGCTTCTATGAGGGCCCCGAGCTGGTGGCCGACAGCAACGTGGTCCTGGATACGACCATGCGGGGAGGCCGCCTCGGCGTCTTCTGCTTCTCCCAGGAGAACATCATCTGGGCCAACCTGCGCTACCGCTGCAACG ACACCATCCCCGAGGACTATAAGGTGCGGTGA
- the COMP gene encoding cartilage oligomeric matrix protein isoform X1 produces MDPAAVCVFLLALGALGAAGQGQNPLAGADLAPQMLRELQETNSALRDVRELLRQQVKEITFLKNTVLECSACGLQSAHASGIHTRPLPGCSPGFCFPGVVCTETAEGARCGPCPAGFSGNGSHCADIDECDANPCFPRVRCVNTSPGFRCEPCPPGYSGPAHGGVGLAFAKANKQVCTDINECETGQHNCVPNSVCTNTRGSFQCGPCKPGFVGDQASGCQRRAQRFCPDGSPSPCHEKADCVLERDGSRSCVCAVGWAGNGLLCGRDTDLDGFPDEKLRCPERQCRKDNCVTVPNSGQEDVDRDGIGDACDPDADGDGVRNEEDNCPLVRNADQRNTDGDKWGDACDNCRSKKNDDQKDTDRDGRGDACDDDIDGDRIRNPVDNCPKVPNSDQKDSDSDGIGDACDNCPQKSNPDQGDADQDSVGDACDSDQDQDGDGHQDSQDNCPEVPNSAQQDTDRDGQGDACDDDDDGDGVPDHRDNCRLVPNPGQEDLDRDGVGDACQGDFDADKVVDKIDVCPENAEVTLTDFRAFQTVVLDPEGDAQIDPNWVVLNQGMEIVQTMNSDPGLAVGYTAFNGVDFEGTFHVNTVTDDDYAGFIFGYQDSASFYVVMWKQMEQTYWQANPFRAVAEPGIQLKVVKSSTGPGEQLRNALWHTGDTASQVRLLWKDPRNVGWKDRTSYRWFLQHRPQVGYIRVRFYEGPELVADSNVVLDTTMRGGRLGVFCFSQENIIWANLRYRCNDTIPEDYKVR; encoded by the exons atggACCCCGCCGCCGTCTGCGTTTTCCTGCTCGCCTTGGGCGCCCTCGGCGCGGCGGGCCAGGGACAGAACCCGCTGG CAGGCGCAGACTTGGCCCCGCAGATGCTGCGCGAGCTCCAGGAAACCAACTCGGCGCTGCGGGACGTGCGGGAGCTGCTGCGGCAGCAG GTCAAGGAGATCACCTTCCTGAAGAACACCGTGCTGGAGTGCAGCGCGTGCG GGCTGCAGTCGGCGCACGCCTCGGGCATCCACACGCGGCCGCTGCCCGGCTGCTCGCCGGGCTTCTGCTTCCCCGGCGTGGTCTGCACCGAGACGGCCGAGGGCGCGCGCTGCGGCCCCTGCCCCGCCGGCTTCTCGGGCAACGGCTCGCACTGCGCGGACATCGATGAG TGCGACGCCAACCCCTGCTTCCCCCGCGTCCGCTGCGTGAACACCAGTCCTGGCTTCCGCTGCGAGCCCTGCCCGCCTGGCTACAGCGGCCCCGCCCACGGGGGCGTGGGCCTGGCCTTCGCCAAGGCCAACAAACAG GTGTGCACAGACATTAACGAGTGTGAGACCGGGCAGCATAACTGCGTCCCCAACTCCGTCTGCACTAACACCCGG GGCTCCTTCCAGTGCGGCCCCTGCAAGCCCGGCTTCGTGGGCGATCAGGCGTCGGGTTGCCAGCGGCGCGCGCAGCGCTTCTGCCCGGACGGCTCGCCCAGCCCGTGCCACGAGAAGGCCGACTGCGTCCTGGAGCGCGACGGCTCGCGGTCGTGCGTG TGCGCCGTCGGCTGGGCCGGCAACGGGCTCCTGTGCGGCCGCGACACGGACCTGGACGGCTTCCCGGACGAGAAGCTGCGCTGCCCGGAGCGCCAGTGCCGCAAG GACAACTGCGTGACGGTGCCCAACTCAGGCCAGGAGGACGTGGACCGCGACGGCATCGGTGACGCCTGCGACCCGGACGCGGACGGGGACGGGGTCCGCAACGAGGAG GATAACTGCCCGCTGGTGCGGAACGCGGACCAGCGCAACACGGACGGCGACAAGTGGGGCGACGCGTGCGACAACTGCCGGTCCAAGAAGAATGACGACCAGAAGGACACGGACCGGGACGGCCGCGGGGACGCCTGCGACGACGACATCGACGGCGACC GGATCCGCAACCCGGTGGACAACTGCCCCAAAGTGCCCAACTCTGACCAGAAGGACAGCGACAGCGACGGCATAGGGGATGCCTGTGACAACTGTCCCCAGAAGAGCAACCCAGACCAG GGGGATGCGGACCAGGACTCCGTGGGGGACGCTTGTGACAGTGACCAGGACCA GGACGGTGATGGGCACCAGGACTCACAGGACAACTGCCCCGAGGTGCCCAATAGTGCCCAGCAGGACACCGACCGGGACGGGCAGGGCGATGCCTGCGACGATGATGATGACGGCGACGGAGTTCCTGACCATCGGGACAATTGCCGATTAGTGCCCAACCCGGGCCAGGAGGACCTGGACA GGGATGGCGTGGGCGACGCGTGCCAGGGCGACTTCGACGCAGACAAGGTGGTGGACAAGATCGACGTGTGCCCCGAAAATGCTGAGGTCACCCTTACCGACTTCCGGGCCTTCCAGACGGTCGTCCTGGACCCGGAGGGCGACGCGCAGATTGACCCCAACTGGGTGGTTCTCAACCAG GGGATGGAGATTGTGCAGACCATGAACAGCGACCCGGGCCTGGCCGTGG GGTACACCGCCTTCAACGGCGTGGATTTCGAGGGCACGTTTCACGTGAACACGGTCACGGACGACGACTACGCGGGCTTCATCTTCGGCTACCAGGACAGTGCCAGCTTCTACGTGGTCATGTGGAAGCAGATGGAGCAGACGTACTGGCAGGCGAACCCCTTCCGCGCTGTGGCCGAGCCTGGCATCCAGCTCAAG GTGGTGAAGTCGTCCACAGGCCCCGGGGAGCAGCTGCGGAACGCGCTGTGGCACACGGGGGACACGGCGTCGCAGGTGCGGCTGCTGTGGAAGGACCCTCGCAACGTGGGCTGGAAGGACCGGACCTCCTACCGCTGGTTCCTGCAGCACCGGCCACAAGTGGGCTACATCAG GGTGCGCTTCTATGAGGGCCCCGAGCTGGTGGCCGACAGCAACGTGGTCCTGGATACGACCATGCGGGGAGGCCGCCTCGGCGTCTTCTGCTTCTCCCAGGAGAACATCATCTGGGCCAACCTGCGCTACCGCTGCAACG ACACCATCCCCGAGGACTATAAGGTGCGGTGA